The DNA sequence ttaatagttatttaaattttatttttaaaaatataaaattattaattattgattataattatttaaaattaactgattaaaaattatttatctatacTCTTTCACGAATTATTAGCAAAATTGAGAGGAAGGATATTGTCGTCAATGTATTAAAGTTAGGGTAAAAAACGTGATTAAGCCATGGGAGTGGAAAATTTACGAAAATCAGCTAAACTGAATTCCTAGACACCATTCAACCAGAagcaaattattatataattcgaatctaaTCGTTTCGAATTAAAATCCCATGTAGTTCGACGTGActtaattcgaattacatgcatGCATGCGTATCAAGTAGTTCGAAACAACTAGTTTCGAATTAGTATAGAGTAATTCGAATTAAGTAAATTCGGATTACTAAGATAGGCTGAACGTGCACATAATTCGAAACATATTGCTTCGAATTAGTATGGAATTGTAATTCGAATTCAATTgattcaaattatatatatatagtgcgaatgtagttgattcgaattacaatgAACTAGAGCTCTATATATATGCTGTGAACTCACGTAGCTCTCAACAAAGAGGCGAGATGGCTAGTGAGGATAGTTTTCTAGTGTTGGTACATCACAGAGGGTCGATTAAGAGAAAAACTCGGTCCGACGTGAAGTTCACTGATAAGGATCCCCTATGTATTATCGTGAGGCCAACAACCACCTACGATGCTCTCGTTAGCTCTGTGCTGGAGAAGCTTGGTCTGGAAGGAGTTAAAAGGGTTAAGAAGTTTTTCTATCGCATCCCAACCACGGTGCTCCATGATACCGTGAAGTATGATTGTTTCACGATCGGGAGTGATGAGGACTTGCAGGTTATGTTTTTTTTGTCGTAGGCAGTTTTCCGAGGTAAGGACATCAGAGTTGTTGGCAAAGTTGGTTGATGTGGTATCTAGCTCGGGTGGTTCGAACCGGAATGCCAATACTATAGCCACGGTTGCCGGCTCGAGCTCGAGACCTGCGGTTGCTTCATCCTCCGTTCCTGTGTATGAGCCACCGATGCAACCTGTTACCTCCCCATCGTTTGCCGTTGATCTGAGCAGCAATGTTGGAGACAAGGTTCGATATGGGGAACATCTTCCCACCGAAATGCAGTGTCCTACACCGTCTGGTGTTGGTGAGGGTTTGTTTGATGATCCAGATGACGATAATGTCGAGCCGGATATGATCGCTGATGACAGCGGCGATGATCTTAGAACTACTGATCCGAGAAGGGCTACAGGTGGATCTAGTTCTGGCACACAGCAGTACCCACCCCATTTTTCATCGTTGGACCTGGATGCCATGACGCAGGACGAAAATCCTGTGCAGGCCTCTGGATTTGGCGCTAGAGATACGGAAGGGTCTGCCGGTATGACGGAGTTCCAGGTTGGCCAACAATTTCAGGATAAAGATGAGGTGCTGTTGAGTGTGAAGACTTACAGCATCCGCCGAGGGGTCCAGTACAAGGTCGTTGAGTCTGACTACCGCAGGTATGTGGGAAAGTGTTCTGAGTTTgggaatgggtgcacatggttgattcggTTGAGTGTTCGACAGCGAAAGGGCATCTAGGAAGTGAAGCGGTACAACGGACCGCATACCTGTCTcgccacctccatctccagcGACCATAGGAGTCTGGACTACCATGTGATAGCGACATTCATTATGCCGATGGTTAGGGCTGATGCCGCCGTCAACATCAAGGTGCTTCAAAATGCCACGGCCGCACACTTTGGGTTAAGGCCTACGTACAGGAGGGTAGGGATGGCGAAGCAGAAGGCCGTTGCCGTCATCTATGAGGACTGGGATGAGTCGTACAACAAGCTCCCTCGGTGGGTGTTAGGAGTTCAGCTGACGATGCCTGGCACTGTAGCAGTCCTCAGGACTTGCCCTGTTCGAGTTGGGGCACAGCATGACGAGTCTCAAGCTTATTTTCATAGGCTGTTCTGGACTTTCCCCCTTGTATCGAGGCATTCCGTCATTGCAAGCCGTTGGTGAGTATTGACGGCACCCATCTATATGGCAAGTATGGGGGAACGTTGCTAGTCGCGATTGCACAGGACGGAAACTCCAACATACTCCCCGTGGCATTTGCACTAGTTGAGGGTGAGAATGCTGAGTCATGGtctttctttctctcccacCTCCGTGAGCACGTGACACCTCAGCCGGGTCTGTTAGttatttcagataggcataacGGCATCAAGGCAGCGCTCGAGGCTCCCGATGGGGGATGGCTACCTCCAGCTGCATATCGGGCGTTCTGCATTCGACACGTTACAGCGAATTTCGCCCTGACCTTCAAGGGAAAAGATGCCCGGAGGCTTCTTGTTAACGCCGCATATGCGAAGACCGAAGTGGAGTTCGACTACTGGTTTGACATTCTGCACTCTGAGAAGCCGGCAATGTGTGACTGGGCGAACCGAATTGAGTATTCGTTGTGGACACAGTACTGTGATGAGGGTCGGAGATTCGGGCACATGACGACCAATATTTCTGAGTGTGTCAATTCAATCCTGAAGGGGGTAAGGAACCTCCCTGTTTGCTCGCTGGTGAAGGCAACATACGGAAGACTGGCTGAGCTATTTGTCCGTAAGGGGAGGGAGGCCGAGACTCAGATGGGTACCGGACAAAATTTCAGTCAATACCTAGTAAAGTGTATCGAGGCCAACCTGAAGACAGCCAGGTGCTTCACGGTGACTGTTTGTGACAGGGATAACTCGGAGTACACCATGGCAGAGACGACTCCGACAGGTTCATTCTCACTTGGTACCTACAGGGTCTCACTAGGGTCTCAGACTTGTGATTGTGGATACTTCCAAGCACTTCATTTCCCGTGTCCTCACGCACTGGCATGCTGTGCTTATTCACGTCTTACTTGGCAGCCTTACATCCACCAAGTCTATCGCCTTAGTTCCGTTTTTGGTGTCTATCAGATGGGATTTACACCATGTCAAGAAATCATGCGAGGGACCGGGGTCGGCCACGATGTCGAACTGTAAAATGTGCTCCGCACGCTCCTGCCAGTGAAGATGCCAGTCAGGTAAGTGCGCCGAGAACCAACGGTCACCTCCTCTCCCGTCCTTCGACATCAAGAAGTCGATGTTCAGGGCGGGATGCGGTGGGGGTTGAACGCCCCCAAACTGCGGTAAAACTCTATCAACCTGATGCCACTCGACCACCGCAAAATAAATCAGGGACGTCACACACCGCCATAACATCGTATGCCGAGGCTCCAAGACCTCCGGATGGACAACCTGGATGACGTCGAGTGCGTTATAGGGCATCCACATGAACtgaaaaaaactaaataaaaacaatttGACACTTCTGTTAGACAATATAAACTGAAACAACGACTGGAGATAGATATGGGCTCAGCGTACTTACATCCCGAGGCTGTAACAAGTCGATCTTCAGGCGAGCCATCTGTACCCGAGGTTCCTTGTTGCTAATCCCAGGATTGTAACCAGACCATCTGCGTAAGAGGTTAAACATTCTAATGCGTTCATGACTCACTCTACAATGCATGAAATTGCTTGCATAATcgaaaataaatacaataaggATACATAATACAAAACAATAATGGTACCTCGAGGCAAGGGGCCAGCTAAACGCATCATACCCAGTAGGCCTAAAAGAAGGAAACCTCCAGAAGATCCAAGACTGCAGTAACTGTAAAGGCCCAGCTAACTTCACGACATGTCTGTTGGCGACTCGGCATATGCACCGGTACAACCATGCTAGTGCCGCCGACCCCCAACTGTAGCCACCCATCTCCTCAAGCCGAGCAACATAGGGTAGCCATCTGATGTGTATACGATTGCTGGACTTGTCGGCAAACAGCTGCGTGCCCAATAACATCATGATATAGGCACGGGCAAAGTGCCTAATTGTCTCCTCATCAGCCCCGTCGGGACACTCTCCAAATGTCTCCTGAAACCAGGTGCAGTTGACTGCGAATTTCTGAACCTGATTCTCGAGAGGTAAAACACCAAGCAACTCATGGAACCACTGCCAAGCTGGCCTCCCACCCTCAATGTAAAGGTGGAAGTCTGTCAGGCAACCACTAACGTAATGTCCGTCCACTGGAAACCCCAGATGGTATGCGACGTCCTGAAGCGTGATGGTGCACTCTCCGAACGGCATGTGGAAGGTGTGCGTCTCAAGCCGCCACCTCTCGGCGAATGCACTGACTAGGGGCTCGTCTAGTCGGAACCATCTGTCGTTCAGTCTCTCAAGATGGTACAATCCggccatctgcaagtacggaACGTACCTCTCATCAAGACGCATCCCCTGCTGCCGCCTAACGCTGGATATGCAACGACGAGGCTGGCTAGTAGATAAACCGCATAATTAGAACAGATGCACAAACCACTAACATATACAATTTATTTCATAAAGAACCAAAAAAGAAATCCTGCGACACAACATATATGAAACAAGCGACCAACATTGTATACACAAACCGCTAACATGAACCACGTgcaaaaaccattaacaaatacAACAATCACTAACAAGTAAAACCGTTAACAAAAACCGCTAGCATATACCTCTATCATAAACCACTATCCTAAACCGCTAACCGTCACTAAAACCACTATccaaaaccattaacaaaaactgctaacaaaaaataataacaaaaaccaCTAACAAAAACCACTGGCCCAAACCACTAGCTTAAACCGCTaacactaacataaaccactataaaaaaaccattaacaaaaaccactTGCCTACACCACTATCCTAAACCA is a window from the Arachis duranensis cultivar V14167 unplaced genomic scaffold, aradu.V14167.gnm2.J7QH unplaced_Scaffold_232525, whole genome shotgun sequence genome containing:
- the LOC127744124 gene encoding protein MAIN-LIKE 1-like, with the translated sequence MGDDPGRLYLLDGVAHIVGVINDERFVYTIQPRRCISSVRRQQGMRLDERYVPYLQMAGLYHLERLNDRWFRLDEPLVSAFAERWRLETHTFHMPFGECTITLQDVAYHLGFPVDGHYVSGCLTDFHLYIEGGRPAWQWFHELLGVLPLENQVQKFAVNCTWFQETFGECPDGADEETIRHFARAYIMMLLGTQLFADKSSNRIHIRWLPYVARLEEMGGYSWGSAALAWLYRCICRVANRHVVKLAGPLQLLQSWIFWRFPSFRPTGYDAFSWPLASRWSGYNPGISNKEPRVQMARLKIDLLQPRDVSCPSGGLGASAYDVMAVCDVPDLFCGGRVASG
- the LOC127744123 gene encoding uncharacterized protein LOC127744123, translated to MVRADAAVNIKVLQNATAAHFGLRPTYRRVGMAKQKAVAVIYEDWDESYNKLPRWVLGVQLTMPGTVAVLRTCPVRAVLDFPPCIEAFRHCKPLVSIDGTHLYGKYGGTLLVAIAQDGNSNILPVAFALVEGENAESWSFFLSHLREHVTPQPGLLVISDRHNGIKAALEAPDGGWLPPAAYRAFCIRHVTANFALTFKGKDARRLLVNAAYAKTEVEFDYWFDILHSEKPAMCDWANRIEYSLWTQYCDEGRRFGHMTTNISECVNSILKGVRNLPVCSLVKATYGRLAELFVRKGREAETQMGTGQNFSQYLVKCIEANLKTARCFTVTVCDRDNSEYTMAETTPTGSFSLGTYRVSLGSQTCDCGYFQALHFPCPHALACCAYSRLTWQPYIHQVYRLSSVFGVYQMGFTPCQEIMRGTGVGHDVEL
- the LOC127744122 gene encoding uncharacterized protein LOC127744122 → MASEDSFLVLVHHRGSIKRKTRSDVKFTDKDPLCIIVRPTTTYDALVSSVLEKLGLEGVKRVKKFFYRIPTTVLHDTVKQFSEVRTSELLAKLVDVVSSSGGSNRNANTIATVAGSSSRPAVASSSVPVYEPPMQPVTSPSFAVDLSSNVGDKVRYGEHLPTEMQCPTPSGVGEGLFDDPDDDNVEPDMIADDSGDDLRTTDPRRATGGSSSGTQQYPPHFSSLDLDAMTQDENPVQASGFGARDTEGSAGMTEFQVGQQFQDKDEVLLSVKTYSIRRGVQYKVVESDYRRYVGKCSEFGNGCTWLIRLSVRQRKGI